In the Pseudanabaena sp. PCC 7367 genome, one interval contains:
- a CDS encoding CmpA/NrtA family ABC transporter substrate-binding protein — translation MVLIANNDKQKKWDKLYAQQGELSQLDILCLTCGGYHLTQDHWKFMAEEMPKDPLEMIDDLIKMRVYKQDSLALAQTISAADLRTELFFKTIGRTNPERERLARELAGLAGGLDQAFSAAFGHRSAEFFSDAKRINGTSRRRFLRNVAIGAALVTLASCGQNADTPPPTADAPDDVPPPSDLEKTNLKIGFIPITCATPIIMSEPLGFYKKYGFDASVIKMPSWAAVRDSAIAGELDAYHMLAPMPIAMTLGLGSATFGVKLASIENINGQAITVSNLHKGKVNGPADFKGFTIGVPFPYSMHNLLLRYYLATGGLDPDLDVKIEAVPPPDSVAKLAVGDIDAMLMPDPFNQRAVFEDAGFIHLLTKDLWPGHPCCAFAASDEWIDANPNTFRALNKAIIDGAGYASDPANRREIATAISERAFLNQPEEVVAAVLTGEFDDGLGNTQNIPDRIDFDPYPWQSFAHWISGQMVRWNFLPSDQASTKEEYDEIGKDIFLTDLARELSKEVGQTPPEDEFRTETLKFDTFDPADPDAYVQQQIEEYGV, via the coding sequence ATGGTACTAATTGCTAATAACGACAAGCAAAAGAAGTGGGATAAGCTCTATGCCCAGCAAGGCGAGCTAAGTCAGCTTGACATCCTCTGTCTGACCTGTGGCGGATATCATTTGACTCAAGATCACTGGAAATTTATGGCAGAGGAAATGCCTAAAGATCCCCTTGAGATGATTGATGATTTGATTAAAATGCGGGTTTACAAGCAAGATAGTCTGGCCTTGGCGCAGACCATCAGCGCCGCAGACCTGCGCACAGAATTATTTTTCAAAACAATCGGCCGCACCAATCCAGAGCGCGAACGTCTGGCACGGGAATTGGCCGGATTAGCCGGAGGTTTGGATCAAGCTTTTTCAGCCGCCTTTGGGCATCGATCGGCGGAATTCTTCAGTGATGCTAAGCGGATTAATGGGACTAGTCGAAGACGCTTTTTGCGGAACGTGGCGATCGGTGCTGCCCTAGTTACCCTGGCCAGTTGTGGACAAAATGCAGATACACCACCACCAACCGCAGATGCACCGGATGATGTGCCGCCACCGAGTGATCTCGAAAAAACAAATCTAAAAATTGGCTTTATCCCGATCACCTGTGCCACACCAATTATTATGTCGGAACCATTGGGCTTCTATAAGAAATATGGGTTTGATGCAAGTGTGATAAAAATGCCTAGCTGGGCAGCGGTGAGGGATTCAGCGATCGCTGGTGAGCTGGATGCCTATCATATGCTGGCACCAATGCCGATTGCCATGACCCTGGGTCTGGGTTCGGCTACCTTTGGCGTAAAACTGGCCAGTATTGAAAATATCAATGGTCAGGCGATTACGGTATCTAACCTGCACAAGGGTAAGGTTAATGGGCCGGCTGATTTCAAAGGATTCACGATCGGTGTGCCGTTCCCCTATTCAATGCATAACCTGCTCCTGCGCTATTATCTGGCCACTGGTGGTCTGGACCCCGACTTGGATGTCAAGATTGAGGCAGTTCCACCGCCAGACAGCGTAGCCAAGTTGGCAGTGGGTGACATTGATGCAATGTTAATGCCCGATCCGTTTAATCAGCGGGCTGTGTTTGAAGATGCAGGCTTTATTCACTTGCTGACTAAGGATCTATGGCCAGGCCATCCCTGCTGTGCGTTTGCAGCCAGCGATGAATGGATTGATGCTAATCCCAATACGTTCCGAGCGCTGAACAAGGCGATCATTGATGGGGCTGGTTATGCCAGCGATCCGGCCAATCGCAGGGAGATCGCCACCGCCATTTCAGAACGGGCATTTTTGAACCAACCAGAGGAAGTGGTAGCAGCCGTTCTAACTGGGGAATTTGATGATGGTCTCGGTAATACTCAGAACATTCCCGATCGGATCGACTTTGATCCCTATCCCTGGCAGAGCTTTGCCCATTGGATTTCTGGCCAGATGGTGCGATGGAACTTCCTGCCTAGCGATCAAGCTTCTACTAAAGAAGAATATGATGAAATTGGTAAGGATATCTTTCTTACTGATCTGGCAAGGGAATTGTCTAAGGAAGTAGGGCAGACTCCGCCCGAAGATGAGTTCCGTACTGAGACATTGAAGTTTGATACCTTCGATCCTGCTGACCCTGATGCCTACGTGCAACAGCAAATTGAGGAATATGGGGTATAA